The genomic interval ATTTATGGTCAAGGCAGTCGTTTGGGGGAACGTTATCGGCATCTTCGATCAGTTGCATCAGTTCGGTATCTTCTTCCCGGCCAACCCAGGCATGCAGGGAAAGTGTCCCCTGGCTGACATCCAGCACCTGTTCCAATTTATCTTCGTCAATTTCTAAGGCAGCCGCAAGCTCTTGCTTGGTGGGTTTCCGCCCTAACTCCTGGGACAACTGTTGGCGGGCTTTGCGAACCTGGTTCAGCTTTTCGACCATATGCACAGGCAACCGGACAGTACGGGATTGGGACGCGATCGCCCGTGTAATTCCCTGCCTGATCCACCAGTAGGCATAGGTTGAAAATTTATAGCCCCGTTCATAGTCAAACTTTTCGGCAGCACGCATCAAACCCATCGCGCCTTCCTGGATCAGATCCAGAAATGGAACACCGCGATTCAGATATTTCTTGGCGATCGACACAACTAAGCGCAGGTTTGCCCGAACCAGTTTCCGTTTTGCCTGTTCTCCCTGCGGTCCCCCTTTCACGATTTCCCGTGCTAATTCAATTTCCTGTGCCTGAGTGAGCAGCGGATAACGTGCCATTTCTCGCAAAAACAGCCCAACTGAGTCATCGGTTAAACCCAACCGTTCAGCTTTGGTTGGCTTGATGAAAGGTTTCTCTGGCGCTGGATCGACGATTTCTAATTCTTCGGTTTCGGTCAGATCAATTGCAAAATCAAGTTCGGCAATATCTGAATCTGGAAGGTCGGTTTCGATCGGATCGGAAGACAAATTAGCACTCATACTCGCTCACATAAAACTCTCAGAAATGGCGTAAAATTTGCCTCCAACTCTAGCAGACTTTTTGGAAATAACTCAGCATTTTGGTCGAATAATTTTAAATTTTTATGATAATTGCTAAAACCGTCCATCGCCCTCTATCACTGCTCCTGAAAACGTTTCAAAATTTTCAATTTAATGTCATCAAAATAGAATGTTGCGTATATGATGAAAGGTTTTATTGCGCTGCAATATTGGATCACACGCATTGCCCAACTGTTTGTTCATCCTCCCCACCGATCTAGGGTTCTGGTCGCCTCACCCATTCACCCACCTGGAACGAATGGATCGTTCACCAACGGACTCTCCCAGGGTGGGTCTAATCACGCTCAAATCTGCGATCGACCCATATCGACGTTCTCTTCTTTAAACGACTGAGGGGCGGATTTAGAAGAAATCCTGGATTCACCTGGATTCACCTAAACCCGCCCCTAAAATAAACCCGCCCCTAAAAGCGTTTATTCCTGATCTCTTGAAACCTGAACCTACGACAACTCCCTAAACTCGTACAGCACCACACCCGTCTCCGGATGGTTGTCAACATCAACATAGCCCGCCCGTACCATCTGCTTGAGTGTCTCTTCGACTTCCTTAAAGCTGGCTCCCGTTTCCATGACCCCTTGAGTCACAGAAAGCTTTCCCCCTCTTGTTTCGGCTGCTTTTAATAATTGAACAGTCAACTGGTTGGAAGCAGGTTTTGAATCGGGAA from Kovacikia minuta CCNUW1 carries:
- a CDS encoding sigma-70 family RNA polymerase sigma factor, giving the protein MSANLSSDPIETDLPDSDIAELDFAIDLTETEELEIVDPAPEKPFIKPTKAERLGLTDDSVGLFLREMARYPLLTQAQEIELAREIVKGGPQGEQAKRKLVRANLRLVVSIAKKYLNRGVPFLDLIQEGAMGLMRAAEKFDYERGYKFSTYAYWWIRQGITRAIASQSRTVRLPVHMVEKLNQVRKARQQLSQELGRKPTKQELAAALEIDEDKLEQVLDVSQGTLSLHAWVGREEDTELMQLIEDADNVPPNDCLDHKLLCDRLNSVLDHLSDREREIIKLRFGLTDGQHYTLTEIGELYHLSRERVRQIQAKAMRKLRHPRRQALLKDWIK